A portion of the Bifidobacterium lemurum genome contains these proteins:
- a CDS encoding ABC transporter permease, with amino-acid sequence MLRIGAAWLSTVALLLWWFLATLSPADSRPLPSPLEVWQAGAQLVEQGMLLPSIGVSLARVLGGLALGLALAVPAGLVAGASRLGLTLIDKPIHMMRAIPFPALAPLFIVWFGIDETMKIALIAVGVFGLIYVNLRDGVRGVDPHLLELAQAYRLDRGTVLWRILFRGALPNFMTGLRFALTVAWIALVTCETVNSSIGLGYILSRSQQFSRTDQMVLCVVLYAALGLASEALVGVLERAVTPWKQSRA; translated from the coding sequence ATGCTGAGGATTGGGGCCGCGTGGCTGTCCACGGTCGCGTTATTGCTCTGGTGGTTTCTCGCCACCCTCTCCCCCGCGGATTCCCGTCCGCTCCCCTCACCGCTCGAAGTATGGCAGGCCGGCGCGCAACTGGTCGAACAAGGCATGCTGCTGCCGTCGATCGGCGTGAGTCTGGCGCGCGTATTGGGCGGATTGGCGCTTGGTTTGGCGCTGGCGGTCCCGGCCGGTCTGGTCGCCGGCGCGTCGCGGCTGGGTTTGACGCTGATCGACAAGCCGATCCATATGATGCGCGCGATTCCGTTCCCCGCGCTGGCGCCGTTGTTCATCGTGTGGTTCGGCATCGACGAGACGATGAAGATCGCATTGATCGCGGTCGGCGTGTTCGGACTGATCTACGTGAACCTGCGCGACGGCGTGCGCGGCGTGGATCCGCATCTGCTGGAGCTCGCGCAGGCGTACCGGCTCGACCGGGGCACCGTGCTGTGGCGGATCCTGTTCCGAGGCGCGCTGCCGAATTTCATGACCGGTCTGCGGTTCGCGCTCACCGTCGCATGGATCGCGTTGGTGACATGCGAAACCGTGAACTCCTCCATCGGGTTGGGATACATCCTCTCCCGTTCGCAACAGTTCTCACGCACCGACCAGATGGTGCTGTGCGTGGTGCTGTACGCCGCGTTGGGACTCGCCTCCGAGGCGCTGGTCGGCGTGCTGGAACGCGCCGTGACGCCATGGAAGCAGAGCCGGGCGTAA
- a CDS encoding DHA2 family efflux MFS transporter permease subunit encodes MTTNRTDGSVQPTPNGGKRAVEGKLVIVVVALAILTFLGILSETSLNIAYSTLMTEFSISASVVQWLTTGYLLLLSVSIPTSPFLVRTFSTKTLFVTAVAIFTAGTLLGAVAASFPMLLAARLVMALGTGISLPLLTNIILEKAPLEQRGMMLGLVSLVTCAAPAIGPVYGGVVMEYLDWHWIFYAMLPFLVLSFALGVATVPDIRKGEQGYISVPSLLVVALGLSGLIVAVSFYSEWNGDWRFWATLAASVVLLALFAVAQLKMEHPLIEVRVFSYPGFSLGMLILIMSSGGVLGLNFMLPILLQRGFGQTSMVAALILLPGAVIGAVSAPLIGSALKNHFPPKFIICGFLGVSVMDAVMMAFGGQIEWVVAVSYALFMAASGFVLVPDQTHALNQLPARMNADGSAAMNTIQQLAGAIGTAVASTLITEASAANMAQGMSQSEAYLRAFPSSMTVLLGVGLAGVVLAALMFRFSTRRAPELVEV; translated from the coding sequence ATGACAACCAACCGAACGGACGGCTCCGTCCAACCCACTCCCAACGGCGGCAAACGGGCCGTCGAAGGCAAACTCGTCATCGTGGTGGTCGCGCTCGCGATCCTCACGTTCCTCGGCATCCTCTCGGAGACCAGCCTCAACATCGCGTATTCGACGCTGATGACCGAATTCTCCATCTCCGCATCCGTGGTGCAGTGGCTCACCACCGGCTACCTGCTGCTGCTGTCGGTGTCGATCCCCACCTCGCCGTTCCTCGTGCGCACCTTCTCGACCAAAACGCTGTTCGTCACGGCGGTGGCCATCTTCACCGCGGGCACCCTGCTCGGCGCGGTGGCCGCGAGCTTCCCGATGCTGCTCGCCGCCAGACTGGTCATGGCGTTGGGAACCGGCATCTCGCTGCCGCTGCTGACCAACATCATCCTCGAGAAGGCGCCGCTCGAGCAACGCGGCATGATGCTCGGACTCGTCAGCCTCGTCACCTGCGCGGCGCCCGCCATCGGCCCCGTGTACGGCGGCGTGGTGATGGAATACCTCGACTGGCATTGGATCTTCTACGCGATGCTTCCGTTCCTCGTGCTCTCCTTCGCGCTCGGCGTCGCCACCGTGCCCGACATCCGCAAGGGCGAGCAGGGGTACATCTCCGTTCCCTCGCTGCTGGTGGTCGCCCTCGGCCTGTCCGGACTCATCGTGGCGGTGAGCTTCTACAGCGAATGGAACGGCGACTGGCGTTTCTGGGCCACTCTGGCGGCCAGCGTCGTCCTTCTCGCCCTGTTCGCCGTGGCGCAGCTCAAGATGGAGCATCCGCTTATCGAAGTGCGTGTGTTCTCCTATCCGGGCTTCAGCCTCGGCATGCTCATCCTCATCATGAGCTCCGGCGGCGTGCTCGGTCTGAACTTCATGCTGCCGATCCTGCTGCAGCGCGGCTTCGGACAGACCAGTATGGTCGCGGCGCTGATCCTGCTGCCCGGGGCGGTCATCGGCGCCGTCTCCGCGCCGTTGATCGGCAGCGCGCTGAAGAACCACTTCCCGCCCAAATTCATCATCTGCGGCTTTCTTGGCGTAAGCGTGATGGACGCGGTGATGATGGCGTTCGGCGGACAGATCGAATGGGTGGTGGCCGTCTCCTACGCCCTGTTCATGGCCGCTTCGGGCTTCGTGCTCGTGCCCGACCAGACGCATGCGCTCAACCAGCTGCCCGCCCGCATGAACGCCGACGGCTCGGCCGCGATGAACACCATCCAGCAGTTGGCCGGCGCGATCGGCACGGCGGTCGCCAGCACGTTGATCACCGAGGCCAGCGCGGCCAATATGGCCCAGGGCATGAGCCAGTCCGAAGCGTATCTGCGCGCCTTCCCCTCCAGCATGACGGTGCTGTTGGGCGTCGGGTTGGCCGGTGTCGTGCTCGCCGCGCTGATGTTCCGCTTCTCCACGCGGCGCGCCCCGGAACTCGTCGAGGTGTAG
- a CDS encoding ABC transporter substrate-binding protein: protein MMTFTIHASHRRLAAALAAIALVSPLAACGSSSAADSADTTGDGTTVRVAYLSTANYLTTSKDDDFMKEALRPDTVEFKGPFNPTDAFTAVTSGAADATSTGTGHFIDLIAEGQPWVAFALEYYSGDSQGIVAAPDSGIESLEDLYGKKVAITTKGATGDYIVHQAFAHAGLDASKVEEVELSASNLNAAFTSGQVDAVATFDQNLAAAMVVPGAKLLVDGTQYDSLNVSIHMVSKQFAEQHPDLVRKMYQALVEESDKAQKDPSVITDAYREFGASDDLVEQIAEFDVPVIRPIDADGLAMLEQQARQYVDFGFIDSAPDLKDSVIDCSE, encoded by the coding sequence ATCATGACCTTCACCATCCACGCATCCCACCGTCGCCTCGCCGCCGCACTGGCGGCCATCGCGTTGGTCTCGCCGCTCGCCGCGTGCGGATCGTCGTCCGCCGCGGACTCCGCGGACACGACGGGCGACGGCACGACCGTGCGCGTCGCCTACCTGTCCACCGCGAACTATCTGACCACCTCGAAGGACGACGATTTCATGAAGGAGGCGCTGCGGCCCGACACCGTGGAATTCAAAGGCCCGTTCAATCCGACCGACGCCTTCACCGCGGTGACTTCCGGAGCGGCCGACGCCACCAGCACCGGCACCGGCCATTTCATCGATCTCATCGCCGAAGGGCAGCCTTGGGTGGCGTTCGCGCTGGAATACTATTCGGGCGATTCGCAGGGCATCGTGGCCGCCCCCGACAGCGGCATCGAAAGCCTCGAGGATCTGTACGGCAAGAAGGTGGCGATCACCACCAAAGGCGCCACCGGCGACTACATCGTCCATCAGGCGTTCGCGCACGCGGGATTGGACGCGTCGAAGGTCGAGGAGGTGGAGTTGAGCGCGAGCAACCTCAACGCGGCCTTCACCTCCGGACAGGTGGACGCCGTCGCCACATTCGACCAGAATCTCGCCGCGGCCATGGTGGTGCCCGGCGCGAAGCTGCTCGTCGACGGCACGCAGTACGACAGTCTGAACGTTTCGATCCACATGGTGTCGAAGCAATTCGCCGAACAGCATCCCGACCTGGTCAGGAAGATGTACCAGGCGCTGGTCGAGGAGTCCGACAAGGCGCAGAAGGATCCGTCCGTCATCACCGACGCCTACCGCGAGTTCGGCGCCTCCGACGACCTTGTGGAGCAGATCGCCGAATTCGACGTGCCCGTCATCCGACCGATCGACGCGGACGGATTGGCCATGCTGGAACAGCAGGCGCGGCAGTACGTCGATTTCGGTTTCATCGATTCCGCGCCGGACTTGAAGGACTCCGTCATCGACTGCTCCGAATGA
- a CDS encoding TetR/AcrR family transcriptional regulator, translated as MEHRVNKQSERTRRWITQALLKLLRTVPYASISVSDLTREADVSRQSFYRNFESKDAVVSRYLSMIFADYRAAFVREREGLGRRRAVELVFETLYAHKDDVIALVASVPRGTMMLALQDALLDAVAGMESFPKDLSKASDSFGSDMLMYQLGGVSAVVFKWVSNEMPSSPRDMTERLLSVMESVGDGDMVFGRLVEAVGGSAGMATPAA; from the coding sequence ATGGAACATCGCGTCAACAAGCAGTCGGAGAGGACCCGCCGCTGGATCACCCAGGCGTTGTTGAAACTGCTGAGGACCGTGCCGTACGCGTCCATCAGCGTGAGCGACCTGACCCGCGAGGCCGACGTGTCGCGGCAGAGCTTCTATAGGAATTTCGAATCGAAGGACGCCGTCGTCAGCCGCTACCTCTCCATGATCTTCGCCGACTATCGCGCCGCGTTCGTGCGCGAACGCGAAGGGCTCGGCCGTCGCCGCGCCGTCGAATTGGTGTTCGAGACGCTGTACGCGCATAAGGACGACGTGATCGCGTTGGTCGCCTCGGTGCCGAGAGGCACGATGATGCTGGCGCTGCAGGACGCCCTGCTCGACGCGGTCGCGGGGATGGAGTCGTTCCCGAAGGACCTGTCGAAAGCCTCCGACAGTTTCGGCAGCGACATGCTGATGTACCAGCTGGGCGGCGTGTCCGCCGTGGTGTTCAAATGGGTGAGCAACGAGATGCCGTCCAGTCCGCGGGATATGACCGAACGTCTGCTGTCCGTCATGGAGTCGGTGGGGGACGGCGACATGGTGTTCGGCCGGCTTGTCGAGGCGGTGGGCGGCTCGGCCGGCATGGCGACGCCGGCGGCATAA
- a CDS encoding TetR/AcrR family transcriptional regulator: protein MTSPTGEQRDGDAPSTDMMGLRERKKLQQRDAIERAMLTRVLELGYDRATIEDVCDDVGISKKTFFNYYHSKDAAILGIRHELPDEGDIARRLGPPDADRGSNYLDTLVDVMMLGFSTMPANGETAALRKQVIRKMPQMMFHSHRMTLELQHRISRVLRTYLQERPDRRVFAGSPADDGEDAALDDEIMLAASTATSLARMRYMQSLREGDVVPVPSMRAMLTDYLDRISQTGPTAEGLPD from the coding sequence ATGACCTCACCAACGGGCGAACAGCGGGACGGCGACGCGCCGTCGACCGACATGATGGGCCTGCGCGAACGCAAGAAGCTCCAGCAACGCGACGCCATCGAACGGGCGATGCTCACCCGCGTGCTGGAATTGGGCTACGACCGCGCCACCATCGAGGACGTCTGCGACGACGTCGGCATCTCCAAGAAAACCTTCTTCAACTACTACCACTCCAAGGACGCGGCGATCCTCGGCATACGCCACGAGCTGCCCGACGAGGGGGATATCGCCCGACGGCTCGGACCGCCGGACGCCGACCGCGGATCCAACTATCTCGACACGCTGGTCGACGTGATGATGCTCGGCTTCTCCACCATGCCCGCGAACGGGGAGACGGCGGCGCTGCGCAAACAGGTCATCAGGAAGATGCCTCAGATGATGTTCCACAGCCATCGCATGACGCTGGAGCTCCAGCATCGGATATCACGCGTTTTGCGGACGTATCTGCAGGAGCGTCCCGACCGGCGCGTGTTCGCCGGCTCCCCCGCGGACGACGGCGAGGACGCCGCGCTGGACGATGAGATCATGCTCGCGGCGTCCACGGCGACGAGCCTGGCGCGCATGCGCTACATGCAGTCCCTGCGCGAGGGCGACGTGGTGCCCGTCCCCTCCATGCGGGCCATGCTCACCGACTATCTCGACAGGATCTCCCAAACGGGACCGACCGCGGAAGGACTGCCGGACTAG
- a CDS encoding YhgE/Pip domain-containing protein — MHTILQIYKRDLRRLITQPLTLVLALALGVVGGAYGWICIVVNHDPYGNTGNLKVAVSSEDAGAEISGMGELNLGSQLIESLETNDNMDWQFVDADTAVEGVESGEYYAALVFPEDFSANIASLLTSDAKPSQIEYYVNEKVNAASPRITDSVASTLEQTINEQFASQISGVVAELIANLSDQTTDAIDQSQQDGLAQVDDATAKLQSAIDGLDEASDSLDSAREQVSNAKTSLSDLTDAIDSSQNKLSASTTQLGQLRTTASSTLSSLSSTAAQGGVLLGQAAGGLGLAAGQANAGLQQASGQLDTVIESAQNVSDDYTALLAAIKQSSAADNDTVSALIATLEQQNADYQQAIDSLRTVSGNISTTSSAVSGTVSAGTSAIQSGIDSASDASQTIGSTAIPQLYAGLDSYAQMSTELAVALGSLQQVGEQGEATLDQLDSTLASVSSTLAATAQSLGDAQSDLSAASTDLHALRSSEVYAQLEALSGLDADALADFVASPATLETTTFYAVEDYGSSVAPMYTNLALWVGAFATVLIFRVEPDDEGVDSMTVTTGFLGRWLFFATVALLQSVIIAAGDLVIGVQTTTALGLFATCALISVSYVSIIYALTAAFTHIGRGLCVLLLVLQISGSSGMYPIEMMPEFFQRIYHVLPFTYGIKAIREIVGGMYGMNYVKAIAPMAAIAAVVMALVVALRPWTNHLTEYFNREMLATGLIVGEEFSVAGRGEHRTIRILVGTLAERQEHQRRLRERHQRYMDRYPKMRRAAIVAGVVVPAILAVFSVTSEEKVVMLSLWVVWLLVIMLGFVALEYFHGKFERLLREENDMETTADLGLAWTEGQ; from the coding sequence ATGCATACGATTCTGCAGATCTACAAGCGCGATCTGCGCCGGCTGATCACCCAGCCATTGACGCTTGTTCTGGCGTTGGCGCTGGGCGTGGTCGGCGGCGCGTACGGCTGGATATGCATCGTGGTCAACCACGACCCCTACGGCAACACCGGCAATCTCAAAGTCGCCGTGTCCAGCGAGGACGCCGGCGCCGAGATCTCGGGCATGGGCGAGCTCAATCTGGGCAGCCAGCTCATCGAATCGCTCGAAACGAACGACAATATGGACTGGCAGTTCGTCGACGCCGACACCGCCGTCGAAGGCGTGGAATCCGGCGAATACTACGCCGCGCTCGTATTCCCCGAGGACTTCAGCGCCAATATCGCCAGTCTGCTGACCTCCGACGCCAAGCCCTCGCAGATCGAGTACTACGTCAACGAGAAGGTCAACGCGGCCTCGCCACGCATCACCGACAGCGTGGCCTCCACCCTGGAGCAGACCATCAACGAGCAGTTCGCCTCGCAGATCAGCGGCGTGGTCGCCGAACTCATCGCAAACCTCTCCGACCAGACCACCGACGCGATCGACCAGTCGCAACAGGACGGACTCGCGCAGGTGGATGACGCCACGGCCAAACTGCAATCCGCGATCGACGGACTGGACGAGGCGTCCGACTCGCTGGACTCAGCGCGGGAGCAGGTCTCCAACGCGAAAACCTCACTATCCGACCTGACCGACGCCATCGACTCCAGCCAGAACAAGCTGTCGGCGTCCACCACCCAGCTCGGCCAACTGCGCACGACCGCCAGCTCCACGCTCTCCTCCCTCTCCTCGACCGCGGCCCAAGGCGGCGTGCTGCTGGGTCAGGCGGCGGGCGGACTCGGTCTAGCCGCGGGACAGGCGAACGCGGGACTCCAGCAGGCGAGCGGACAGTTGGATACGGTGATCGAAAGCGCGCAGAACGTGTCCGACGACTATACGGCCCTGCTCGCCGCGATCAAGCAGTCGTCCGCCGCGGACAACGACACCGTCTCCGCCCTGATCGCCACACTGGAACAACAGAACGCGGACTATCAGCAGGCGATCGACTCGCTGCGGACCGTCAGCGGCAACATCTCCACCACCTCCAGTGCGGTGAGCGGCACCGTATCCGCCGGCACGTCGGCGATCCAATCGGGGATCGACTCCGCGTCCGACGCCAGCCAGACGATCGGATCCACCGCGATCCCCCAACTGTACGCCGGACTGGACTCCTACGCGCAGATGTCCACCGAACTCGCCGTGGCTCTCGGCTCGCTGCAGCAGGTCGGCGAGCAGGGCGAGGCGACGCTCGACCAGCTCGATTCCACACTGGCGTCCGTCTCCTCCACACTGGCCGCCACCGCGCAGTCGCTGGGCGACGCCCAAAGCGATCTGAGCGCCGCCTCGACCGACCTGCACGCGCTGCGAAGCTCGGAAGTGTACGCCCAGCTCGAAGCGCTTTCCGGACTGGACGCCGACGCGCTCGCCGACTTCGTCGCCTCCCCCGCCACGCTTGAGACCACGACGTTCTACGCCGTGGAGGACTACGGCTCGTCGGTGGCACCGATGTACACCAATCTGGCGTTGTGGGTGGGCGCGTTCGCCACCGTGCTGATCTTCCGCGTGGAACCCGACGACGAGGGCGTCGACTCCATGACCGTCACCACGGGATTCCTGGGACGCTGGCTGTTCTTCGCCACCGTCGCGCTGCTGCAGTCGGTGATCATCGCCGCCGGCGACCTCGTCATCGGCGTGCAGACCACCACCGCGCTGGGACTGTTCGCCACATGCGCGCTGATATCGGTTTCGTATGTGAGCATCATCTACGCGCTGACCGCCGCGTTCACGCATATCGGGCGAGGACTGTGCGTGCTGCTGCTGGTGCTGCAGATCTCCGGCTCCTCCGGCATGTATCCGATCGAGATGATGCCCGAATTCTTCCAGCGGATCTACCATGTGCTGCCTTTCACCTACGGCATCAAAGCCATACGCGAGATCGTCGGAGGCATGTACGGCATGAATTACGTGAAGGCGATCGCACCCATGGCCGCCATAGCCGCGGTGGTGATGGCGCTGGTGGTCGCGCTGCGGCCGTGGACGAACCATCTGACCGAATACTTCAACCGGGAGATGCTCGCCACGGGACTCATCGTGGGCGAGGAGTTCTCCGTGGCCGGACGCGGCGAGCATCGCACGATCCGCATATTGGTCGGCACGCTCGCCGAGCGGCAGGAGCACCAACGCAGGCTGCGCGAACGGCACCAGCGCTATATGGACCGCTATCCCAAGATGCGCCGCGCCGCCATCGTGGCGGGCGTGGTGGTGCCGGCGATCCTGGCCGTGTTCTCGGTGACCAGCGAGGAGAAGGTGGTCATGCTGTCGCTGTGGGTGGTGTGGCTGCTGGTCATCATGCTCGGCTTCGTCGCGCTCGAGTATTTCCACGGCAAGTTCGAGCGACTGCTGCGCGAGGAGAACGACATGGAGACGACGGCCGACCTGGGCCTCGCCTGGACGGAAGGACAGTGA
- a CDS encoding phage holin family protein, whose product MGRFIAQWITLTIAAGVMVWLLPGMRPVGDNTLFAVGGFALFMALINASIKPIVHLLALPFSILSLGLAALVINVLFMRLASWLSVSIFGFGIAIDGFWWAVLGSLVMAIVSGIVGAIIGD is encoded by the coding sequence ATGGGACGTTTTATCGCGCAATGGATTACTCTGACGATCGCCGCCGGCGTGATGGTGTGGCTGCTGCCCGGCATGCGGCCGGTCGGCGACAACACGTTGTTCGCCGTGGGCGGATTCGCGCTGTTCATGGCGCTGATCAACGCCTCGATCAAACCGATCGTGCATCTGCTGGCGCTGCCGTTCTCCATCCTGAGTCTGGGACTGGCGGCGTTGGTCATCAACGTGCTGTTCATGCGGCTCGCCTCGTGGCTGTCGGTGTCGATCTTCGGCTTCGGCATCGCCATCGACGGATTCTGGTGGGCCGTGCTCGGCTCGCTGGTCATGGCGATCGTCTCCGGCATCGTCGGCGCGATCATCGGCGACTAG
- a CDS encoding S10 family peptidase, which translates to MTDDKNTTNAQEPAPTGDGGNRDRLPEQREITTRHTITLDGREWTYDATLGTLNIDTAKVKPAASIFYAAFNAVDPETGAVDPRRPVTFIFNGGPGSSTTFLLMGSIAPKRIDVPDAAPVPAAPYALADNAHTLLPDSDLVFIDAAGAGFSTILDKAKPELWSVDGDVAGFSAFIRQYLSKHHRWNSPKYVLGESYGTTRGAALAYRLQQDGVALNGLVLVSNILDYAFTLDTSDQFYVGYFPTYAAVAHYHGRAGKGVELADHLRQARAFANGPLRLALAAGASLDEAEKRRVAERYAELTGLDPRYVADSDLRVVDMRFRKTLLRGEDRIVGRYDGRVAGYDLDRMNDEETFVVDDAFLDPAYSSLANAYLRDELGWDGEAERRGFADFDWDATEPGKGWVWWHKQPAMTKSSWGSNIPFPNVVPDLAAAITHQHTLKVLVANGVYDLCTPFGQTEYDIDHLGLPKPLRGNIAFAYYPAGHMLYSAEASLAKFTADLRRFYAADPADVAALDERPAPSSPLGGSLS; encoded by the coding sequence ATGACCGACGACAAGAACACCACGAACGCCCAGGAACCCGCACCCACGGGCGACGGCGGCAACCGGGACCGACTGCCCGAACAGCGCGAGATAACCACCCGCCATACGATCACGCTCGACGGACGCGAATGGACGTACGACGCGACCCTCGGCACGCTGAACATCGACACGGCGAAGGTCAAACCCGCCGCCAGCATCTTCTACGCGGCGTTCAACGCCGTGGACCCCGAAACCGGCGCGGTCGACCCGCGCCGCCCGGTGACGTTCATCTTCAACGGCGGTCCCGGCTCGTCCACCACGTTCCTGCTTATGGGATCCATCGCCCCCAAACGCATCGACGTGCCCGACGCGGCCCCCGTGCCCGCGGCGCCCTACGCGCTCGCGGACAACGCGCACACGCTGCTGCCCGACTCCGACCTCGTGTTCATCGACGCGGCCGGCGCGGGCTTCTCCACCATCCTCGACAAAGCCAAGCCCGAACTGTGGAGCGTGGATGGCGACGTGGCGGGCTTCAGCGCGTTCATCCGCCAATACCTGAGCAAACACCATCGTTGGAATTCCCCCAAGTACGTGCTCGGCGAATCCTACGGCACCACGCGCGGCGCGGCGCTCGCCTACCGTCTGCAGCAGGACGGCGTCGCGCTCAACGGCCTGGTGCTCGTCTCCAACATCCTCGACTACGCGTTCACGCTCGACACCTCCGACCAGTTCTATGTCGGGTACTTCCCGACCTACGCCGCGGTGGCCCACTACCACGGGCGCGCCGGCAAAGGCGTCGAGCTCGCCGACCATCTGCGGCAGGCCCGCGCGTTCGCGAACGGACCGCTGCGTCTCGCCCTGGCCGCCGGCGCCTCGCTGGACGAGGCTGAGAAACGGCGCGTGGCGGAGCGCTACGCCGAATTGACCGGCCTGGACCCGCGCTATGTCGCCGATTCCGATCTGCGGGTGGTCGACATGCGTTTCCGCAAGACGCTGCTGCGCGGCGAGGACCGCATCGTGGGCCGTTATGACGGCCGCGTGGCCGGATACGACCTCGACCGCATGAACGACGAGGAGACCTTCGTGGTGGACGACGCCTTCCTCGACCCCGCCTATTCCAGCCTCGCCAACGCCTACCTGCGCGACGAGCTCGGCTGGGACGGCGAGGCGGAGCGCCGCGGATTCGCCGACTTCGACTGGGACGCCACGGAGCCCGGCAAGGGATGGGTCTGGTGGCACAAGCAGCCGGCCATGACGAAATCCTCATGGGGGTCGAACATCCCTTTCCCGAACGTCGTGCCCGATCTCGCCGCCGCGATCACGCACCAACACACTTTGAAGGTGCTGGTGGCCAACGGCGTCTACGACCTGTGCACGCCATTCGGGCAGACCGAATACGACATCGACCATCTGGGCCTGCCCAAGCCGCTGCGCGGCAACATCGCGTTCGCCTACTATCCGGCCGGACACATGCTGTACAGCGCCGAAGCGAGCCTGGCCAAGTTCACGGCCGACCTGCGCCGCTTCTACGCGGCCGATCCGGCCGATGTGGCCGCCCTCGACGAGCGTCCCGCGCCTTCCTCGCCGCTCGGCGGATCCCTTTCCTGA
- a CDS encoding cupin domain-containing protein: MAENNAVHDEMEMGFIDDLLPLVSVQDEATVSRTVMEHEGGNVVLFSFDKGQELSEHTAAMPVFVQTLKGRLTITGNGKTVELTPGGLVYFPTRIPHAIVAQEPSIMMLTMITPARK; the protein is encoded by the coding sequence ATGGCCGAGAACAACGCCGTTCATGACGAGATGGAGATGGGGTTCATCGACGACCTGCTGCCGCTGGTCAGCGTGCAGGACGAGGCGACCGTCTCGCGCACGGTGATGGAGCATGAGGGCGGCAATGTGGTGCTGTTCAGCTTCGACAAAGGACAGGAGCTCAGCGAGCATACCGCCGCGATGCCGGTGTTCGTGCAGACGCTCAAGGGCCGTCTCACCATCACGGGCAACGGGAAGACCGTGGAGCTGACGCCGGGCGGACTGGTCTACTTCCCCACCCGCATCCCGCACGCCATCGTCGCGCAGGAACCGTCGATCATGATGCTCACCATGATCACCCCCGCCCGCAAGTAG
- a CDS encoding ABC transporter ATP-binding protein: protein MTSPHTTSLPLARLRDVERSFDGTAVLRDVSLDIRPGEFVALIGRSGCGKSTLLRLVARLLEPSGGSIDATDDFAVGFQDARLIPWLRLWDNVTIGLPGTAHERHDLAERALADVQLAARVDAWPGELSGGQAQRASLARALARHPRLLLLDEPFGALDALTRLDMQDLLAALHDREGWAALMVTHDIAEAVRLSDRILVLREGRITDDVPVDRTDLDDQGRPRRHAEIEEMLRSALR from the coding sequence ATGACCTCCCCGCACACGACCTCCCTCCCATTGGCGCGCTTGCGCGACGTCGAACGAAGCTTCGACGGCACCGCCGTTCTACGCGACGTGTCGTTGGATATTCGCCCCGGCGAGTTCGTCGCGTTGATCGGCAGGTCCGGATGCGGCAAATCGACGCTGCTGCGTCTTGTCGCCCGCTTGTTGGAACCCTCGGGCGGTTCGATCGACGCGACGGACGATTTCGCGGTCGGTTTTCAGGACGCGCGTCTGATTCCATGGTTGCGCCTGTGGGACAACGTCACGATCGGACTGCCCGGCACGGCGCATGAGCGTCACGACTTGGCGGAGCGGGCGCTGGCCGACGTGCAGCTGGCCGCGCGCGTCGACGCGTGGCCCGGCGAGCTCTCCGGCGGGCAGGCGCAACGCGCGTCGCTGGCGCGCGCTCTGGCGCGCCATCCGCGCCTGCTGCTGCTCGACGAGCCCTTCGGCGCGTTGGACGCGTTGACCCGGCTGGACATGCAGGATCTGCTGGCGGCGCTCCATGACCGCGAGGGATGGGCGGCGCTGATGGTCACGCATGACATCGCCGAGGCGGTGCGCCTGTCGGACCGTATTCTGGTGTTGCGCGAGGGACGCATCACCGATGATGTGCCGGTCGACCGCACCGATCTCGACGACCAGGGACGGCCGCGGCGTCATGCCGAGATCGAGGAGATGCTCCGCTCGGCGCTCCGCTAG